One window from the genome of Echinicola vietnamensis DSM 17526 encodes:
- a CDS encoding RagB/SusD family nutrient uptake outer membrane protein: MKYNIKNTAATLLVMIMGMTSCDVNRLPETQLSDPAFWRNENDLELATNYLYTYLPSIPVTSDVWSDDAFGTSANSISDGTRIAPATDNDYNSAYSLIRAANNIIEKSPRALENGVDPQVVDRYTAEAKFFRAWAYFRLVKRYGDVPLILTTLSENAEELYAPAAPRADVLDVVYNDLDEGAQYLPAPSELSGGDYGRVTNTAALAFKSRVALFEGTRAKYHGYGDPAMHLRLAKEAAEACINSGEHTLYGEYFDLFQYVGEGPGNKENILVKQYGVSVSESIVSHTSQRTLETGAANPTKALADAYLMVDGLPMDKSPLYTNPESIMEVFQNRDPRMLDTFFKQGDEYIGTQPVFNVPNLSFQRTGFANRRYANLTDWQNSRSYIDYTIIRYAEVLLNFAEATYELNGSITDDELDGSINLLRQRAGVAQLSNAFASANGLDMLAEIRRERRVELALEGFRYWDLMRWKTAEDILPQSVLGNYYYDEYGTDVTPNLTEDNIILLQAAENRSFDPDRDYLWPLPINELGLNPALEQNPNW, from the coding sequence ATGAAGTATAATATAAAAAATACAGCGGCAACCTTACTGGTGATGATCATGGGCATGACCAGTTGTGATGTCAACCGGCTTCCGGAGACCCAGTTGAGTGATCCGGCATTTTGGAGAAATGAAAATGATCTGGAGTTGGCGACAAATTACCTCTATACCTATTTGCCTTCCATTCCCGTGACGTCGGATGTGTGGTCGGACGATGCTTTTGGTACTTCAGCAAACAGTATCAGTGATGGAACCCGAATTGCGCCCGCAACAGACAACGATTACAATAGCGCCTATTCCTTAATCAGGGCCGCCAACAATATCATAGAAAAGTCCCCAAGGGCATTGGAAAATGGCGTGGATCCGCAGGTGGTGGACCGTTATACGGCAGAGGCCAAGTTTTTCAGGGCTTGGGCATATTTTAGGTTGGTCAAGCGCTATGGAGATGTGCCGTTGATATTGACGACCCTTTCTGAAAATGCTGAGGAGCTATATGCACCTGCAGCCCCTCGAGCGGATGTTTTGGATGTCGTGTACAATGACCTGGATGAAGGCGCCCAATACCTCCCGGCTCCGTCTGAGCTGTCCGGAGGGGATTATGGCCGCGTCACCAATACTGCTGCATTGGCTTTTAAATCCCGCGTGGCACTTTTTGAAGGGACAAGGGCCAAATACCATGGCTATGGCGATCCAGCAATGCACCTCAGGCTTGCAAAAGAGGCGGCCGAGGCATGTATAAATTCGGGAGAACACACGTTGTATGGTGAATATTTTGACCTCTTTCAGTATGTGGGCGAAGGGCCCGGAAACAAAGAAAATATTCTAGTGAAGCAGTATGGGGTAAGTGTTTCCGAATCGATTGTAAGCCATACCAGCCAAAGGACCCTGGAAACAGGAGCGGCCAATCCCACCAAGGCTTTGGCGGACGCTTACCTGATGGTGGATGGATTACCGATGGATAAATCGCCACTATACACCAATCCAGAAAGTATCATGGAGGTATTTCAAAATAGAGACCCGAGGATGCTGGATACTTTCTTCAAACAAGGCGATGAGTATATCGGCACACAACCGGTATTTAATGTGCCCAACCTTTCGTTTCAGCGTACGGGTTTTGCCAATAGGCGTTATGCTAATTTGACCGATTGGCAGAATTCCCGGTCTTATATTGATTACACGATAATCCGTTATGCAGAGGTGTTGCTGAATTTTGCCGAGGCTACTTATGAGCTGAACGGAAGCATTACAGATGATGAGTTGGATGGCAGTATAAACTTGCTTCGGCAACGGGCAGGAGTTGCGCAGCTTAGTAATGCCTTTGCCAGTGCCAATGGCTTGGATATGTTAGCAGAGATAAGAAGGGAAAGACGGGTTGAGTTGGCACTGGAAGGGTTCCGGTATTGGGACCTTATGCGTTGGAAAACTGCTGAGGATATTCTGCCACAGTCCGTCCTGGGTAACTATTATTACGATGAGTATGGTACAGATGTGACGCCAAACCTTACCGAGGATAATATCATCCTTTTGCAAGCAGCAGAAAATAGGAGCTTTGATCCTGATAGGGATTATTTGTGGCCTTTGCCTATCAATGAGCTGGGGTTAAATCCAGCATTAGAGCAAAACCCAAATTGGTAA
- a CDS encoding polysaccharide lyase family 8 super-sandwich domain-containing protein: protein MRWKKLLVLVWLGLSIQVPLLAQNDFDIIMDRIFADFQRIPSTSSLDSQVASLRASMDVDGSWPDIDYTDQSQTNWQPVKHYERVSVLAKAYSRQGSSYYGDASVLADITDAMNYWLGLTPVPYSTNWWFLSIKVPKDIGNILIALRNAPVGIDQALENSMITWMTKGVSMTVSPGKDGSNLTDIGQHYIMRACLTEDSALMQHAVTETGNSIKVSSGEGIKRDHSYMAHGAQLYIYGYGREYVSGIRNIAVNITGTSYAYPPEKIAIFSDFVRKGFIKTSRGGFADFNAFGRSITRSGVGRADVNLIEQVRNFDLPAYQASYDTVIARMRGQEAPDYGVTPEHRHYWQTDYTIHHRPGYMVGLRTVSVRTVKSEMGNGENIKGHFLTDGATYIAVDGDEYFGIYPVWDWNKVPGTTTPAWTSFPARSSWGTNPGKSSFVGGVSDGEYGASVYDMNDYSTRAKKAWFFFDDEVVCLGAGIYSSSAEAINTTVNQTLLKGNVVADVGAGGVSLGAGEHAYQDDLKWVWHRDVGYVFPDGGHLKLSTQSQTGTWNSINQTQSTAEVSEEVFKLWFEHGETPVDDGYAYVLLPGATTQETADFDVQRFTILANADTVQAVGHPALDMVQVVLYEPGEYDLNGLQLNVNQPCVLILRDAGTAEVKVTAADPSQGNAGKLRVGLKNESFSDMKMVDLEWPAGDLSGSSVGGTIDQQSPAFEELTLPQTLEAVADAFVRDGSYADTNYPTGNLVVKKDGPGYSRESFLKFNSAILSNQLDSVKLRLWVNNANTTVTDTNWEIYHVADDSWQETAITWNTKPVQDSLLGHIPGVPAGQYVTLDVTEAVLESLSGDGVFSVTVKGTFQGSKTDAQFASREDANPAHRPVLVVYKTIAPGGESGSLPAIADTFVQKIDANGDAGNKNFGAAGFLAAQNGGYDREVYLKFSVSDLTSPVQEATLHLYSLGAAGSSSWELYSLEDVSWEEGIGNWQGNSEEGLTWNTKPTGGTLLHSLQGTTQGGPVVIDITGYLQQVVTQQDTIAFRVTSSVPGVYTSFASRDGSDASRYPSIQYVLEPEPDTVLRKPAPKNNVLLFPNPLEGMGTITSERIIRQVVIRKRSGEVLMEHNAVDGHTYELDLSGMKNGLYYVLIIGDDYTEVRKAIKRN from the coding sequence ATGAGATGGAAAAAACTTTTGGTGCTTGTATGGTTGGGTTTGAGCATACAAGTGCCACTATTGGCCCAAAATGACTTTGATATTATAATGGACAGGATATTTGCTGATTTCCAGCGAATACCTTCGACGAGCAGCTTGGACAGCCAAGTAGCTTCTCTACGTGCAAGCATGGATGTGGATGGGAGTTGGCCGGATATCGATTACACCGATCAGTCCCAGACCAACTGGCAGCCTGTGAAGCATTACGAGCGGGTCAGTGTATTGGCCAAGGCCTATTCGCGACAAGGAAGTTCTTATTACGGGGATGCCTCGGTGCTGGCAGACATTACCGATGCCATGAATTATTGGCTCGGGCTGACCCCGGTTCCCTATAGCACCAACTGGTGGTTTTTAAGCATTAAAGTGCCCAAAGATATTGGCAATATCCTCATTGCACTGAGAAATGCTCCGGTGGGCATAGATCAAGCGTTGGAAAACAGTATGATCACCTGGATGACCAAAGGGGTGTCCATGACGGTCTCACCGGGAAAAGACGGTTCTAACCTCACGGATATTGGCCAGCATTATATCATGCGGGCATGTCTTACCGAGGACAGTGCATTGATGCAACATGCCGTGACCGAAACCGGGAATTCGATTAAGGTCAGCTCAGGAGAAGGCATCAAGCGGGATCATTCCTATATGGCCCATGGTGCGCAACTTTACATCTATGGCTATGGCAGGGAATACGTGTCGGGCATCCGAAATATCGCAGTAAACATTACCGGAACTTCCTATGCGTATCCTCCCGAAAAAATAGCTATTTTTTCTGATTTTGTCCGTAAAGGATTCATCAAGACTTCCCGAGGTGGTTTTGCCGATTTCAATGCCTTTGGCAGGAGCATCACCCGGTCAGGGGTAGGGCGTGCGGATGTCAATTTGATTGAGCAAGTTCGGAATTTTGACTTGCCCGCGTATCAAGCGAGTTACGATACGGTCATTGCCAGAATGCGGGGCCAAGAAGCTCCCGATTATGGTGTCACGCCGGAGCATCGACATTATTGGCAGACCGATTACACGATCCATCACCGGCCGGGCTATATGGTAGGACTTCGGACTGTGTCGGTAAGGACGGTGAAATCCGAAATGGGCAACGGTGAAAACATCAAAGGCCATTTTTTGACTGATGGAGCGACGTATATTGCCGTAGACGGCGATGAGTATTTTGGTATCTACCCCGTGTGGGATTGGAACAAGGTACCCGGTACCACCACTCCCGCTTGGACTTCTTTTCCGGCCCGGTCCTCTTGGGGTACCAATCCCGGGAAATCTTCTTTCGTGGGAGGCGTGTCGGATGGAGAATATGGGGCATCCGTTTATGATATGAATGATTATAGCACCAGAGCCAAAAAGGCTTGGTTTTTCTTTGACGATGAGGTGGTCTGCCTTGGGGCAGGGATCTACTCTTCCTCAGCGGAAGCCATCAATACCACCGTCAACCAGACATTGCTGAAAGGAAATGTCGTAGCGGATGTGGGTGCCGGGGGTGTTTCCCTTGGGGCTGGTGAGCATGCGTACCAGGATGACCTCAAGTGGGTGTGGCATCGTGATGTGGGGTATGTGTTTCCGGATGGTGGCCACCTGAAATTAAGCACTCAAAGCCAAACCGGTACCTGGAACAGCATTAACCAAACCCAGTCTACTGCGGAAGTATCCGAAGAGGTGTTTAAGCTATGGTTTGAGCATGGGGAAACCCCTGTAGATGATGGCTACGCCTATGTCTTACTTCCGGGGGCTACCACGCAGGAAACGGCTGATTTTGATGTCCAACGTTTTACAATTTTGGCCAATGCTGATACGGTACAGGCAGTCGGGCATCCTGCACTGGATATGGTTCAGGTCGTGCTTTATGAGCCAGGTGAATATGACCTGAACGGGCTACAATTGAATGTCAATCAACCCTGTGTCTTGATCTTAAGGGATGCCGGTACGGCAGAGGTGAAGGTGACTGCTGCAGATCCCTCGCAGGGAAATGCAGGAAAGCTAAGGGTAGGGTTAAAAAATGAAAGCTTTAGTGACATGAAGATGGTGGATTTGGAATGGCCAGCAGGTGATTTGTCGGGAAGTAGTGTGGGAGGTACGATCGACCAGCAGTCTCCTGCATTTGAGGAATTAACATTGCCGCAAACACTGGAGGCCGTGGCGGATGCTTTTGTGCGGGACGGAAGCTATGCCGACACCAATTATCCCACAGGTAACTTGGTGGTAAAGAAAGACGGTCCCGGGTACAGTCGGGAAAGTTTTCTTAAATTTAATTCAGCAATCTTAAGCAATCAACTGGACAGTGTGAAGCTAAGGCTGTGGGTAAACAATGCGAATACCACCGTGACCGATACCAATTGGGAAATTTACCATGTAGCTGATGACAGCTGGCAAGAGACGGCTATTACGTGGAATACCAAGCCCGTTCAGGATAGTCTTTTGGGACATATTCCGGGTGTTCCGGCAGGGCAGTATGTAACCTTGGATGTGACAGAGGCCGTTTTGGAGAGCTTATCGGGCGATGGGGTGTTTTCGGTGACGGTCAAGGGGACTTTCCAAGGCAGCAAAACCGATGCGCAGTTTGCCTCCAGGGAGGATGCTAATCCCGCTCATCGGCCCGTTTTAGTGGTATATAAAACCATTGCTCCGGGTGGGGAGTCGGGGAGTTTGCCAGCAATTGCAGACACTTTTGTGCAAAAGATTGACGCCAATGGGGATGCCGGTAACAAGAATTTTGGGGCGGCAGGTTTTCTTGCAGCCCAAAATGGAGGCTATGACCGGGAGGTTTACCTGAAATTTTCCGTAAGCGACCTTACCAGTCCTGTACAAGAAGCCACGCTACACCTGTATAGCTTGGGCGCTGCAGGGAGCAGTTCTTGGGAATTGTATAGCCTGGAAGATGTTTCCTGGGAAGAAGGCATTGGAAATTGGCAGGGAAATAGTGAAGAAGGGTTAACTTGGAATACTAAACCTACTGGAGGTACATTGCTCCATTCCCTTCAAGGAACGACACAGGGAGGTCCAGTGGTGATTGACATCACGGGGTATTTACAGCAGGTGGTTACTCAGCAGGATACCATTGCCTTTAGGGTGACTTCATCTGTTCCAGGAGTATATACGTCATTTGCCTCCCGGGATGGAAGTGATGCCAGTCGGTATCCCAGTATCCAATATGTATTGGAGCCTGAACCCGATACCGTTTTGCGGAAGCCTGCTCCTAAAAACAACGTGCTGTTATTTCCCAATCCATTGGAAGGGATGGGGACCATCACCTCCGAGCGAATCATTCGTCAGGTGGTGATCCGAAAGCGGTCAGGTGAGGTGCTCATGGAGCATAATGCTGTTGACGGCCACACGTACGAGTTGGATTTAAGTGGGATGAAGAATGGTCTTTACTATGTCCTCATTATCGGAGATGACTACACCGAAGTACGAAAGGCAATTAAAAGAAATTAA
- a CDS encoding SusC/RagA family TonB-linked outer membrane protein: MKIHLLSKMKFVGILVLTLLIGLGDISAHQYALANSSWKRNQRLEDVNVSLKMKNANMIQVLKKIESVTGFHVAFMEGDLSTAQNITLDVKQQSLLHLLETLSRDYNVHFTQVNNTIHARPKEEMIPVGSLEERSISGKVLDEEGIPIPGVNVIVKGTKKVTVTDLDGVFAFDNIAEDAVLVFTFIGFESQEISVTNKETISVTLLEDIGDLEEVVVVGYGTQKKANLTGAVSTVEAKALENRPVTNVANALQGTTPGLNITRTGGQPGNENVGIQVRGVTSANGAVDPLLMVDGVPSPLFTLQTINPNDIESVTVLKDAAAAAIYGAQAAGGVILVKTKAGKTGKTTFEYSNQFGTEWALNVPERLSLLDEALYSNLARANAGLGPEYNEQALQYIRDGVEFVPSETNENRWVTYNQQSIREQVLRKTSPMQTHNLSARGGTESVNYLVSLGYYDKKGVFKIGPDSFERYNARFNLGAKLTKHLSLDSRISYANHFTKAPSIGASGYGLLQQVYQARQRFPIFMPDGRLFGGAGTSGNNTYGYLSQGGYNNTQRNDFDGVFTGTLKDVVKGLTIRSIFGRQYRRADRERFARTVELWDRGGDSPAYILNNPNAYELTQDNTINTSFQMLVDYDLTIAEKHAFHVLAGYQWEDYRWTRLYSRANNLINNDLPTLNLGDDNTKVTNQSINTYANQSVFGRINYSFDDRFLFEGTIRMDESSRLAPGLRTKVFPAASVGWNMHREDFFAEALPFFSEFKLRGSWGQLGSALGGDIIGYYDYLNVLSRGSGLVMGSDETRSTYFYQSSVPSSELSWETIETWNGGVDLGLLENKLQMSFDYYVKHNRNMLTPLQLPGTFGVGTPKINNGVLKSWGWELAVNYRDRVNENFNYNIGFNISDNQNELIEYSGRNVVGAGNNNIIEGFPLNTIWGYETVPGYFSSADQVDGAPFQDNRTGPGDIQYVNQDGDDRITVGRGTTDDSGDLVLLGANQQRYLFGMTASAQWKNFDFSVFFQGVGKRSFMPTRDMIMPLSQSWFMPMKHHQDYWTPENPDAEFPRPFLNGHHNYLPSDRWVLDGSYIRLKNFQVGYSLPATLVSRVKVNRARVFITGQDVLTFTKMGVFNGVFDPENSNNVRADYPFFGTLAIGLNLSF; the protein is encoded by the coding sequence ATGAAAATACACCTACTTTCAAAAATGAAATTTGTGGGGATATTGGTCTTGACACTGCTAATAGGTCTTGGCGATATTTCTGCCCATCAATACGCTTTGGCCAATTCCTCCTGGAAACGGAACCAAAGGCTTGAGGATGTAAATGTGTCCTTGAAAATGAAAAATGCCAACATGATTCAAGTGCTGAAGAAAATTGAGTCCGTCACAGGCTTTCATGTGGCCTTTATGGAGGGAGACTTGTCCACTGCGCAAAACATTACCTTGGATGTAAAGCAGCAGTCTCTGCTTCACCTACTGGAGACACTTTCACGTGATTATAATGTGCACTTTACCCAGGTGAACAATACGATCCATGCCAGGCCTAAGGAAGAAATGATACCAGTGGGATCATTGGAAGAAAGAAGCATTTCGGGTAAAGTGCTGGACGAAGAGGGCATTCCCATTCCCGGAGTAAATGTGATTGTGAAAGGAACCAAAAAAGTGACTGTGACAGATCTGGATGGCGTCTTTGCGTTTGACAATATTGCGGAAGATGCGGTATTGGTATTTACGTTTATCGGTTTTGAATCACAGGAAATATCCGTGACCAATAAAGAAACGATATCGGTGACGTTATTGGAGGATATTGGCGATCTCGAAGAAGTGGTGGTGGTAGGATATGGCACCCAGAAAAAAGCCAATCTTACAGGTGCTGTTTCTACGGTAGAGGCAAAGGCCTTGGAAAACCGGCCGGTTACCAATGTGGCCAACGCTCTTCAAGGAACTACACCAGGCCTGAATATCACCAGGACGGGAGGACAGCCCGGTAATGAGAATGTAGGCATTCAAGTAAGGGGAGTGACCTCCGCAAACGGTGCCGTAGACCCGCTATTGATGGTGGATGGCGTGCCTTCTCCATTGTTTACGCTGCAGACCATAAACCCCAATGATATTGAATCTGTAACGGTGCTTAAAGATGCCGCCGCTGCCGCCATTTATGGTGCACAGGCTGCCGGTGGGGTGATATTGGTGAAGACAAAAGCCGGGAAAACCGGGAAGACCACGTTTGAATATTCAAACCAGTTTGGTACAGAATGGGCTTTAAATGTTCCCGAAAGGCTATCCCTGCTGGATGAAGCACTTTACTCCAATTTGGCACGTGCCAATGCGGGCTTGGGACCGGAATATAATGAACAGGCACTTCAGTACATCCGTGACGGCGTGGAGTTTGTCCCTAGCGAAACCAATGAAAACCGATGGGTAACCTACAATCAGCAGAGCATCAGGGAGCAGGTATTGCGTAAAACTTCTCCCATGCAAACCCATAACCTTAGTGCCCGAGGTGGTACCGAAAGTGTCAATTACCTCGTCTCTTTGGGATATTATGATAAAAAAGGGGTGTTTAAAATCGGGCCAGATAGCTTCGAAAGGTACAATGCCCGGTTTAACTTGGGCGCAAAACTGACCAAGCATCTTTCCCTTGATTCCAGGATTTCATATGCCAATCATTTTACAAAGGCTCCATCCATTGGCGCCAGTGGATACGGATTGCTCCAGCAGGTGTACCAAGCACGTCAGCGGTTCCCTATTTTTATGCCTGACGGCCGCCTATTTGGAGGGGCCGGTACATCTGGAAACAATACCTACGGTTACCTTTCCCAAGGCGGGTATAACAACACCCAAAGGAACGACTTTGATGGGGTGTTTACAGGGACGTTGAAGGATGTGGTCAAGGGCTTGACCATCCGTTCGATCTTTGGAAGGCAATACCGAAGGGCAGACCGGGAGCGCTTTGCTAGGACGGTGGAGCTATGGGATCGTGGAGGAGATTCGCCTGCTTATATTCTCAATAACCCAAATGCCTATGAGTTGACCCAGGACAATACCATTAACACAAGCTTTCAGATGTTGGTGGATTATGACCTGACCATTGCGGAGAAACATGCCTTCCATGTGTTGGCGGGCTACCAATGGGAGGATTACCGGTGGACAAGGCTGTATTCCAGGGCTAACAATCTGATCAACAACGACCTTCCCACGCTCAATCTCGGCGATGATAATACCAAAGTCACCAACCAATCCATTAATACTTACGCAAATCAGTCTGTTTTTGGGCGGATAAATTACAGCTTCGATGATCGCTTCCTGTTTGAAGGAACTATCAGGATGGACGAAAGCTCTCGTTTGGCTCCAGGATTACGGACCAAGGTGTTTCCTGCTGCTTCAGTGGGTTGGAATATGCACCGGGAAGACTTTTTTGCGGAGGCATTGCCATTCTTCAGTGAGTTTAAGCTGAGAGGTTCTTGGGGGCAGTTAGGTAGTGCATTAGGTGGTGATATCATCGGTTATTATGACTATTTGAATGTGCTTTCTCGAGGATCAGGATTAGTGATGGGCAGTGATGAGACACGTTCGACGTATTTTTACCAGTCTTCGGTGCCTTCTTCAGAACTTTCCTGGGAGACCATCGAAACGTGGAACGGTGGGGTAGACTTGGGATTGCTGGAGAATAAACTTCAAATGAGCTTTGACTATTATGTGAAGCACAATAGGAATATGCTTACGCCGCTCCAACTCCCTGGAACGTTTGGTGTAGGCACTCCCAAAATCAACAACGGGGTGTTGAAGTCCTGGGGATGGGAGCTGGCGGTCAATTACCGGGATCGCGTGAATGAAAATTTCAATTATAACATTGGATTTAATATCAGTGACAATCAGAATGAGCTGATTGAGTATTCCGGAAGAAATGTCGTAGGTGCGGGAAATAACAATATCATTGAAGGATTTCCATTGAATACGATTTGGGGATACGAAACCGTGCCGGGATATTTTTCTTCAGCGGATCAGGTAGATGGAGCGCCATTCCAGGACAACAGAACAGGGCCTGGCGATATCCAGTATGTCAACCAAGATGGGGATGACCGAATTACGGTGGGAAGAGGAACGACCGATGACTCAGGAGATTTGGTACTCTTGGGGGCGAACCAGCAGCGATACTTGTTTGGGATGACCGCTTCTGCCCAGTGGAAAAACTTTGACTTTTCTGTCTTCTTCCAAGGAGTAGGAAAAAGGAGTTTTATGCCTACGCGAGATATGATCATGCCGCTCAGCCAAAGTTGGTTTATGCCGATGAAGCACCATCAGGACTATTGGACACCCGAAAATCCAGATGCTGAATTCCCACGGCCTTTTTTGAACGGACATCATAATTACCTGCCTTCTGACCGATGGGTGTTGGACGGAAGTTATATCCGATTAAAGAATTTCCAAGTAGGGTATTCCCTGCCAGCTACATTGGTGAGCAGGGTGAAAGTGAACAGGGCAAGGGTATTCATTACCGGCCAAGATGTGTTGACCTTTACGAAAATGGGCGTCTTCAATGGCGTGTTTGATCCGGAAAACTCTAATAATGTCCGGGCAGACTATCCATTCTTTGGTACGCTTGCCATTGGTCTGAACCTTTCCTTTTAA